A region of Vigna radiata var. radiata cultivar VC1973A chromosome 6, Vradiata_ver6, whole genome shotgun sequence DNA encodes the following proteins:
- the LOC111241863 gene encoding uncharacterized protein LOC111241863, translated as MEDWEEERETVKADISQLKDQVGQILEALKAMKTAGDTSSAKAEDNTHPPIHNAVGTQFTFPMYGLPPGYTPPIGDQSEEPPLTLPITNSIIPTSTQGPIIATEAKTIEASKPLHTVIAQETPLHAKVEGTKDKLDILEDRLRAIEGFESYGFGDVARLSLAPGVTIPHKFKVPKFEKYKGNTCPKNHLTMYCRKMAAYAHDDKLLIHLFQDSLADAALSWYTHLNSSHIHSWENLADAFIRQYKYNIHDAPDRLQLHHMTKKEEESFKEYAQRWRELAAQVEPPLYDKEMVAMFVSTLQPPFYEHMIGNVSSNFADIIIIGERIEIGLKSGKITSQAITPKKSIFNVGKKKEGGVHATSSVSLWRGHAPTHGYPPSSSYPPYVNNTTPGPQMKYRQPGYHQPQRSQIMLGEPEPVWVLIRTWVKALTPGGT; from the coding sequence ATGGAGGATTGGGAAGAGGAGCGTGAAACTGTGAAGGCCGATATTAGCCAACTAAAGGATCAAGTCGGTCAAATTTTAGAAGCTTTGAAAGCCATGAAAACTGCAGGAGATACTTCGTCTGCAAAGGCCGAGGATAATACTCACCCTCCAATACATAACGCTGTGGGCACACAATTCACGTTTCCAATGTATGGTTTACCACCAGGTTACACACCGCCCATTGGAGATCAGTCAGAAGAGCCTCCTTTGACACTTCCCATAACTAATAGCATAATTCCCACAAGTACCCAAGGGCCTATCATTGCAACCGAGGCAAAGACAATTGAGGCATCCAAGCCTCTCCACACCGTTATCGCACAAGAAACTCCCTTGCATGCAAAGGTAGAAGGAACAAAAGATAAACTCGATATTTTAGAAGACAGACTGAGGGCCATAGAAGGGTTTGAAAGCTACGGGTTTGGTGACGTGGCAAGGTTGAGTCTGGCCCCAGGAGTGACAATTCCACACAAGTTCAAGGTGCCTAAATTCGAGAAGTACAAGGGTAACACATGCCCGAAGAATCATTTGACCATGTATTGTCGAAAAATGGCTGCTTATGCTCATGACGACAAATTACTTATTCATCTCTTTCAAGATAGCTTGGCTGATGCAGCATTGAGTTGGTACACGCATTTGAATTCCTCTCATATCCATTCTTGGGAAAATCTGGCGGACGCCTTTATAAGGCAATACAAATACAACATACATGATGCGCCAGACCGATTACAATTACACCACATGacaaagaaagaggaagagtcTTTCAAGGAATATGCGCAACGATGGAGAGAGTTGGCAGCGCAGGTTGAGCCACCTCTATATGACAAGGAGATGGTTGCAATGTTTGTGAGCACACTACAACCACCATTTTATGAGCATATGATTGGAAACGTGTCTTCCAATTTCGCTGATATCATCATCATAGGCGAGAGGATTGAGATCGGATTGAAAAGTGGCAAAATTACGTCTCAAGCTATCACTCCGAAGAAATCTATTTTTAATGtggggaaaaagaaagaagggggAGTGCATGCGACATCATCAGTATCTCTGTGGAGAGGTCATGCTCCCACTCATGGTTATCCGCCAAGCTCGAGTTACCCTCCCTATGTGAACAACACCACACCTGGTCCCCAAATGAAATATCGTCAGCCAGGATATCATCAACCCCAGAGGTCTCAAATAATGCTTGGAGAGCCAGAGCCGGTTTGGGTCCTGATCAGAACATGGGTTAAAGCGCTCACCCCAGGAGGGACCTAG